Proteins from a genomic interval of Chroococcidiopsis thermalis PCC 7203:
- a CDS encoding IspD/TarI family cytidylyltransferase codes for MYLLIPAAGMGRRMGSDRNKLLLTLRSQPLIAWTLRAAEASHEISWIGIISQPADWVDLKEILGGLSLNKPVEFIQGGTTRQESVYNGLQALPADAKQVLIHDGARCLATPELFDRCAVGIRNSEFRIPNSKFSDSRLSTPDSPIQGLIAAIPVKDTIKVVDDAGFIQDTPDRSQLWAAQTPQAFDVQLLKQCHAKGLEQGWEVTDDAALFEKCGLPVHIVEGEETNLKLTTPMDLAIAEFILQQRLEIGNR; via the coding sequence GTGTATTTATTAATTCCAGCCGCCGGAATGGGACGAAGAATGGGCAGCGATCGCAATAAGCTGCTGTTGACGCTGCGATCGCAACCTCTAATCGCTTGGACGCTACGCGCAGCCGAAGCATCTCATGAAATTAGTTGGATCGGCATTATCTCTCAACCCGCCGATTGGGTAGATTTGAAGGAGATCCTGGGGGGTTTATCCCTGAATAAACCTGTGGAATTCATTCAAGGGGGAACCACCCGCCAAGAGTCTGTTTACAATGGCTTACAGGCTTTGCCAGCAGACGCTAAACAAGTCCTCATCCACGATGGTGCAAGATGTCTCGCTACACCAGAATTATTCGATCGCTGCGCGGTAGGAATTCGGAATTCCGAATTCCGAATTCCGAATTCAAAATTTTCTGACTCCCGACTCTCGACTCCCGACTCCCCAATCCAAGGCTTAATTGCCGCAATCCCAGTCAAAGACACGATTAAAGTCGTCGATGATGCTGGATTCATTCAAGATACACCAGACCGCAGCCAGCTTTGGGCGGCGCAAACTCCACAAGCTTTTGACGTGCAATTATTGAAGCAGTGTCACGCAAAAGGTCTGGAGCAAGGTTGGGAAGTTACAGACGATGCAGCTTTGTTTGAAAAGTGTGGCTTACCCGTACACATTGTTGAGGGCGAAGAGACAAATTTAAAATTGACGACACCAATGGATTTGGCGATCGCAGAGTTTATATTACAGCAAAGATTAGAAATTGGTAATAGATAA
- a CDS encoding photosystem I reaction center subunit X-like protein: protein MECSQALSILGVKALLESLLLAAAEVQPTVPDTVKWSWTGSAVIVATCLVFLLIIPRTIRYPHVGTKFPLGPFAGIFNNPSIGSFLAAMSAGHVIGIPLVLSLNILGIIK, encoded by the coding sequence ATGGAGTGTAGCCAAGCCCTATCGATCTTAGGAGTTAAAGCTTTGTTGGAATCACTCTTGCTTGCAGCAGCCGAAGTTCAACCAACTGTTCCCGATACAGTCAAGTGGAGTTGGACTGGATCGGCAGTCATTGTTGCTACTTGTTTAGTTTTTCTGTTGATTATTCCCCGCACGATTCGCTATCCTCACGTTGGCACTAAGTTTCCTTTAGGACCATTTGCCGGAATTTTCAATAATCCCAGTATTGGTTCTTTCCTTGCTGCCATGAGTGCAGGGCATGTCATCGGCATTCCATTAGTGCTGAGTTTAAATATCTTGGGCATTATCAAGTAG
- a CDS encoding CRR6 family NdhI maturation factor: protein MTITISLKADNFNSLDVLPAAKTIENISQEKSAIATYEQQLRFEIDYPRPSDDPRELSEIPEVRMWFIRLDSRYPWLPFLLDWKAGELSRYTAMLVPHQFHRQEGIQFNPEALEIFLMQKVFVLHDWLQQMGIPSTARLKSMGQMLGYDLDDDLFGML, encoded by the coding sequence ATGACTATCACTATTTCTCTCAAGGCTGACAACTTCAACAGCTTAGATGTATTGCCAGCTGCCAAGACGATCGAAAATATATCGCAAGAAAAATCGGCGATCGCCACTTACGAGCAGCAACTTCGCTTCGAGATCGATTATCCTCGTCCCTCAGACGATCCACGGGAACTGTCTGAAATTCCCGAAGTACGGATGTGGTTTATTCGCCTTGACAGTCGCTATCCCTGGCTACCTTTTCTCTTAGATTGGAAAGCAGGCGAACTGTCCCGCTACACTGCTATGCTGGTTCCCCATCAGTTCCATCGCCAAGAAGGAATTCAATTCAATCCCGAAGCCCTAGAAATTTTCCTCATGCAAAAAGTATTTGTTCTGCATGACTGGCTACAACAAATGGGGATCCCCAGCACGGCACGGTTGAAATCTATGGGTCAAATGCTAGGCTACGACTTAGACGATGACTTGTTTGGAATGTTATGA
- a CDS encoding site-2 protease family protein, translated as MQTGWRIGALWGIPLFLDPLWFVILTFVALNFGLSYSPWGNILAGSAGLTIALLLFGSVLLHELGHSLVARSQGIKVNSITLFLFGGIASIEEESKTPGEALQVAIAGPLVSIGLFGILALIGLVLPASSLANVMVTDLARVNLILALFNLIPGLPLDGGQVLKAAVWKVTGNRFQAVRWAARTGQFLGWSAIATGAAIEFFTGELVSGLWLVLLGWFGIRHASAYERITKLQEALLQLHATDAMSRDFRVVDADMSLRAFADLYLLETSAPQTYFAASDGRYRGMVSIDDLRLVERSQWETQTLHSIAHPLTEIPHVEESTSLVEVINQMESQQLPRLTVLSPAGAIAGTIDRGDIIKAIAPKLNLRISEVEIKRIKEEGSYPSGLQLGLVAKSTKV; from the coding sequence ATGCAAACAGGTTGGCGAATTGGAGCTTTATGGGGCATTCCACTATTTTTAGACCCCTTGTGGTTTGTTATTTTAACTTTTGTTGCCCTCAATTTTGGGTTGAGTTATTCACCTTGGGGAAATATCTTAGCTGGAAGTGCGGGTTTAACGATCGCACTGCTGTTATTTGGTTCGGTCTTGCTGCACGAACTCGGTCATAGCTTAGTGGCGCGATCGCAAGGAATTAAGGTTAATTCTATTACTTTATTCCTTTTTGGTGGAATTGCTTCGATTGAAGAAGAATCGAAAACCCCAGGCGAAGCATTACAAGTGGCGATCGCCGGACCTTTAGTGAGTATTGGTTTGTTTGGTATTCTTGCTCTGATCGGCTTGGTTTTGCCTGCGTCGAGTTTGGCTAATGTCATGGTGACAGACTTAGCCAGAGTGAATTTAATTTTGGCGCTGTTTAATTTAATTCCTGGCTTACCTTTAGATGGAGGACAGGTATTAAAAGCAGCAGTGTGGAAGGTAACGGGGAATCGTTTTCAAGCGGTGCGTTGGGCGGCAAGAACTGGACAATTTTTGGGTTGGTCGGCGATCGCGACTGGTGCGGCAATAGAATTCTTTACGGGTGAATTAGTCAGCGGTCTGTGGTTGGTGCTGCTGGGATGGTTTGGTATTCGCCATGCTAGTGCATACGAGCGCATCACGAAATTACAAGAAGCCTTGCTGCAACTGCACGCTACCGATGCTATGTCCCGCGATTTTCGCGTCGTAGATGCCGATATGAGCTTGCGGGCTTTTGCCGACCTTTATCTGCTCGAAACATCCGCCCCACAAACTTATTTTGCCGCATCCGATGGGCGGTATCGTGGAATGGTATCGATTGACGATTTGCGCCTTGTCGAACGCAGTCAGTGGGAAACGCAAACTTTACACAGCATCGCTCATCCCCTCACTGAAATCCCCCACGTTGAGGAATCGACATCTTTAGTTGAAGTCATCAACCAGATGGAAAGCCAGCAACTACCCCGTCTAACCGTACTTTCTCCAGCTGGAGCTATAGCGGGAACGATAGATCGAGGCGATATTATCAAAGCGATCGCACCTAAACTTAACCTACGGATTTCCGAAGTAGAAATCAAGCGGATCAAGGAAGAAGGTAGCTATCCATCGGGGTTGCAATTGGGGTTGGTAGCAAAGTCTACTAAAGTGTAG
- a CDS encoding peptidase E has translation MRQIFAMGGGGFSMEPGNLLLDKYILELAKKEKPKVCFLPTASGDSDKYIVRFYSTYINLTCQPSHLSLFLPPTADLKSFILDQDIIYVGGGNTKSLIALWREWGLDKILQAAWENGVILAGLSAGSICWFEQGITDSIPGQLTVLQCLGLLKGSNCPHYDGEPERRPAYHRLLSQGLINPGYAADDGVGFHFVGSKLEKIVSSRPFAKAYQLAKLDGTVTETVLEPIYLGKDK, from the coding sequence ATGAGACAAATCTTTGCTATGGGTGGCGGCGGATTTTCTATGGAACCAGGAAATCTTCTGCTGGATAAATACATTCTGGAACTCGCAAAAAAGGAAAAACCAAAAGTTTGTTTTCTTCCAACTGCTAGCGGCGATTCTGATAAATATATTGTTCGATTCTATTCAACTTATATTAACTTGACCTGTCAGCCTTCTCATCTATCTTTATTCCTACCACCTACAGCCGATCTCAAATCTTTTATTCTCGACCAAGACATCATTTATGTAGGTGGCGGAAATACGAAAAGCTTAATTGCCCTTTGGAGAGAGTGGGGACTAGATAAAATTCTTCAAGCAGCTTGGGAAAATGGCGTTATTCTTGCTGGTTTAAGTGCTGGTTCTATTTGTTGGTTTGAACAGGGAATAACTGATTCTATCCCCGGGCAATTGACTGTTTTACAATGTCTTGGCTTGCTCAAAGGTAGCAACTGTCCTCATTATGACGGCGAACCGGAAAGAAGACCAGCTTACCATCGGTTATTATCTCAAGGATTAATTAACCCTGGATATGCTGCTGATGATGGTGTTGGCTTCCACTTTGTTGGTAGCAAACTAGAAAAGATTGTTAGTTCCCGTCCTTTCGCAAAGGCGTATCAATTAGCAAAATTAGATGGAACAGTTACGGAAACAGTTTTAGAACCAATCTATTTAGGCAAGGATAAATGA
- a CDS encoding fasciclin domain-containing protein, producing the protein MNIQKSNFSMRIWWKLAGLAGVAGVFALVAAPVAARFYPRYALFQPSAYSSYPYRSFKSSIADTLSKEAKFANLVDELKEAGLLDTLKQSGPFTIFAPTDDAFNALPKDIFQRYSQPENRKKVLQYHVVSGHVTPDRVDSGAIATVEGNAVKIAIAPDGTVKLNDANGKHPSIVTQNGVIIEVDRVLLPPDF; encoded by the coding sequence ATGAATATTCAAAAGTCTAATTTCTCGATGAGAATTTGGTGGAAATTAGCTGGTTTGGCGGGAGTTGCTGGAGTTTTTGCCCTAGTTGCTGCTCCTGTGGCTGCCAGATTTTATCCTCGTTACGCGCTATTTCAACCTTCTGCTTATAGTAGCTATCCCTATCGCAGTTTTAAGAGCAGTATTGCCGATACTCTCTCCAAAGAAGCTAAATTTGCCAATCTCGTTGATGAGCTAAAAGAAGCTGGTTTACTGGATACTTTAAAGCAATCGGGACCATTCACGATTTTTGCGCCTACTGATGATGCTTTTAATGCCTTGCCTAAAGACATCTTTCAGCGCTACAGCCAGCCAGAAAACCGGAAGAAAGTACTGCAATATCACGTCGTCTCAGGTCATGTTACCCCCGATCGCGTCGATAGCGGTGCGATCGCCACAGTTGAAGGCAATGCTGTCAAAATTGCGATCGCTCCTGATGGGACGGTGAAGCTCAACGATGCTAATGGCAAGCACCCCTCGATTGTCACTCAAAATGGCGTGATTATTGAGGTCGATCGGGTCCTGCTACCACCTGATTTTTAG
- a CDS encoding YqeG family HAD IIIA-type phosphatase, producing the protein MSWNELLQPDLILEGSVLNLTPEMIQQYQLKGLVLDVDETLVPIKATTASAALQAWVSQTRQFVKLWLVSNNLSDTRIGGIARSLDLPYILGAVKPSRRKLRLAVEAMNLPAEQVAMVGDRLFTDVIAGNRLGMFTILVEPYVDPGEAVRAYPIRGLEVLVSQALGASLIPKHTKINKNQ; encoded by the coding sequence ATGTCTTGGAACGAACTACTACAACCCGATTTAATCCTAGAAGGATCTGTGCTGAATTTGACCCCAGAAATGATTCAGCAATACCAACTCAAAGGCTTGGTGTTAGATGTGGATGAAACCTTAGTACCAATTAAAGCCACAACAGCGTCAGCCGCTCTGCAAGCGTGGGTTTCACAAACAAGACAATTTGTCAAGCTATGGTTAGTTAGTAATAACCTCAGCGATACTCGCATTGGTGGTATTGCTAGGTCTTTGGATCTACCTTACATTCTCGGCGCTGTCAAACCCTCTCGACGAAAGCTGAGGCTAGCGGTAGAGGCAATGAACTTACCAGCAGAACAGGTAGCAATGGTAGGCGATCGCCTCTTTACTGATGTGATCGCTGGCAATCGCTTAGGTATGTTCACAATTTTGGTCGAACCGTATGTCGATCCTGGTGAAGCCGTCCGTGCTTACCCCATTCGTGGCTTAGAAGTCTTAGTTTCTCAAGCTCTCGGAGCCTCCCTGATCCCCAAGCACACAAA
- a CDS encoding phosphoribosylanthranilate isomerase, with amino-acid sequence MRIKICGITKPEQGKAIASLGATALGFICVPNTPRYVNPTQIRAAIAQLPATVDRIGVFANTTIKDISQIVAATKLTGVQLHGDETPAFCHQLRSLLPDVEIVKALRIKNTEALEQAANYTTYVDALLLDAYDPQQLGGTGKTLDWNALQQFQPSCPWFLAAGLTPDNILAALTQLRPHGIDLSSGVERSPGDKDLDKVARLFEQLRLAIAN; translated from the coding sequence ATGCGAATCAAAATTTGCGGCATTACGAAACCAGAACAGGGAAAAGCGATCGCCTCTCTTGGCGCAACTGCTTTAGGGTTTATCTGCGTTCCCAACACGCCTCGCTATGTCAATCCCACCCAAATTCGAGCCGCGATCGCGCAGCTACCAGCTACGGTAGACCGGATCGGTGTTTTTGCCAACACCACCATAAAAGACATTAGCCAAATTGTCGCAGCCACGAAATTGACAGGGGTACAGTTACACGGAGACGAAACACCCGCTTTTTGCCATCAGTTAAGATCCTTGCTGCCCGATGTAGAGATTGTCAAAGCATTGAGAATCAAAAATACAGAAGCACTGGAGCAAGCAGCTAATTACACCACGTATGTAGATGCTCTCCTACTCGATGCATACGATCCTCAGCAGTTAGGTGGTACGGGAAAAACGCTAGATTGGAATGCTTTACAACAATTTCAACCGAGTTGTCCTTGGTTTCTCGCCGCCGGACTCACTCCAGATAATATTCTGGCTGCTTTAACTCAACTTCGTCCTCATGGCATTGACTTATCCAGTGGCGTAGAACGTTCTCCAGGAGATAAAGATTTAGATAAGGTTGCTCGACTATTCGAGCAATTGCGCTTAGCGATCGCTAATTGA
- a CDS encoding glycosyltransferase family 9 protein — MRIVALVPGGIGDQILFFPTLDDLKRNYPDAEIDVVAEPGSLGAYRICKSVSNVLKFDFKDRNSLTEWVDLIGNIRDREYDIAICAGKRPFVGMALWLSGVAVRVSYQGGGNLFLTNSVPLKTEQYVAAMYHDLLKGLGISTPCPDLTINVPKSDLEWADKEQQRLGIKDSGYILIHGGSSQLAAAKTSIQTYPVQSWRQVIQNLQQRQPDLPIAILVQTAEDEQLVRSLQEAFPDLKVTNPPDIGKTAAIVAAANLLLCTDSAPMHLAVAVQTYTIALFGATDPKKLIPPSDRCIAIKSPTGKLSDIAPQTVLERVWGG, encoded by the coding sequence ATGCGAATAGTAGCCCTAGTCCCTGGCGGGATTGGCGACCAAATTCTATTCTTTCCCACCCTGGACGATCTGAAGCGAAATTATCCCGACGCTGAAATCGATGTGGTGGCAGAGCCTGGCTCTTTGGGAGCGTACCGAATCTGTAAGTCCGTGTCCAACGTGCTAAAGTTCGACTTTAAAGACCGTAACAGTTTGACCGAATGGGTCGATCTAATCGGTAATATCCGCGATCGCGAATACGATATCGCGATTTGTGCCGGAAAGCGCCCTTTTGTAGGCATGGCGCTCTGGCTGAGTGGCGTTGCAGTGCGAGTCAGCTACCAGGGGGGAGGAAATCTGTTTCTGACGAACTCCGTCCCCCTCAAAACCGAGCAGTATGTCGCGGCAATGTATCACGATCTGCTCAAAGGATTGGGGATTTCTACCCCCTGTCCCGATTTAACGATTAACGTCCCCAAATCAGACCTAGAATGGGCAGACAAAGAGCAGCAACGACTGGGAATCAAAGATAGCGGTTACATATTAATTCACGGCGGCTCTAGCCAACTTGCGGCTGCGAAAACCAGCATCCAAACCTACCCCGTCCAAAGTTGGCGACAAGTGATTCAAAATTTGCAACAGCGTCAGCCGGATCTACCAATTGCGATCCTAGTGCAAACAGCAGAGGACGAGCAGTTGGTGCGATCGCTACAGGAAGCATTTCCCGATCTGAAGGTGACAAATCCCCCAGATATTGGGAAAACAGCAGCGATCGTTGCTGCTGCCAATTTATTGCTATGTACTGACAGCGCGCCCATGCATCTAGCAGTAGCAGTGCAAACCTATACGATTGCGTTGTTTGGAGCTACAGATCCCAAGAAGTTAATCCCACCGAGCGATCGCTGTATCGCCATCAAATCTCCTACAGGCAAACTCTCAGACATCGCACCGCAAACTGTTTTAGAACGAGTTTGGGGCGGCTGA
- the psaK gene encoding photosystem I reaction center subunit PsaK: MINTILLAATQPTVPNTISWSPQVALIISASSLLILLIASRSIKYPQVGAKLPVNLPVLGSPSVGTFVASMAFGHVVGAGIVLGLSNLGWLS; this comes from the coding sequence TTGATTAATACAATTTTACTAGCTGCCACACAACCAACTGTTCCCAACACTATCAGCTGGAGTCCGCAAGTAGCACTGATTATCAGTGCTAGCTCCTTATTAATACTGCTAATCGCTAGCCGCAGTATCAAATATCCTCAAGTCGGCGCTAAGTTACCCGTAAACTTACCAGTATTGGGCAGTCCCAGCGTTGGTACATTTGTTGCATCAATGGCATTTGGTCACGTCGTCGGAGCCGGAATCGTCCTCGGACTATCCAACCTCGGTTGGTTGAGCTAG
- a CDS encoding CHAT domain-containing protein, giving the protein MNSSAEVAATHLSIGNTAQTLSETERVRRKRESNQEKALTAYDEVIRLTSSSTLRQQAQLNQLTLLLKLQDFDRAAQLWRSLFPQLTILTPSHTGVYQQLNFAQSLIKLAFVGAGLSDMSGNKPIIQLNLPIQKSGNAKIQLPTFEQIEQLLIQATAQATTLGDKRAQAYALGYRGELHELAGKQNLSLAEQYTRQALSIATNFETPDIAYQMFWQLGRIQRANGNIPEAIAAYTKAYDALQSIRSDLVAINPEVQFSFRESVEPVYRQLVELDLEYASSLEKTGKPKDGAKYLTQARNAIESLQLAELNNFFREACVEANPQQIDRIDPKAAVIYPIIFPDRLEVLLSLPNRDPSLHTQKIPPAQLANTIESVQQSLIEPQSVVQEFLPQYQQLYDWLIQPLETELAKSQVKTLVFVLDGDLRNIPMAILRDRRSNKYLIEKYALGLTPGLQLLDPKPIADVEPKALAAGISKIRPNFAPHQGFEPLNNVQVELAQIQKLGLAAQEFLNEQFTSNQIKQAISDFRFPIVHLATHAQFSSVADDTFILAWDHRINVKQLGNLLQDNPIGREPIELLVLSACETASGDKRATLGLAGVAVRAGARSTLATLWAVQDESTAKFMGEFYRQIEQTRKTKIGSRAEAMRQAQLSLLQDKRYSHPHFWSPFVLVGNWQ; this is encoded by the coding sequence TTGAATTCTTCCGCAGAAGTAGCTGCAACTCATCTCAGCATTGGTAATACAGCACAAACTTTATCAGAAACAGAAAGAGTTCGCCGCAAACGCGAGAGCAACCAAGAAAAAGCATTAACTGCTTACGATGAAGTCATCAGGCTAACTTCCTCGTCAACCCTGCGTCAGCAAGCACAGCTAAATCAATTGACTTTATTGTTAAAACTTCAGGACTTCGATCGCGCTGCTCAATTATGGCGATCGCTCTTTCCCCAACTAACTATTTTAACCCCCAGTCATACAGGTGTTTATCAACAGCTGAATTTTGCCCAAAGTTTAATTAAGTTAGCCTTTGTAGGGGCGGGTTTATCAGATATGTCTGGAAACAAACCAATAATCCAGCTAAACCTGCCCATCCAAAAGTCAGGAAATGCAAAAATACAACTACCAACATTTGAGCAAATCGAGCAACTTTTAATCCAAGCAACCGCACAAGCTACAACTTTAGGAGATAAACGCGCTCAAGCCTACGCTTTGGGGTATCGAGGTGAATTGCACGAACTGGCAGGAAAACAGAATTTATCACTAGCCGAGCAGTATACTCGACAAGCCCTCAGTATCGCCACCAATTTTGAAACCCCAGATATTGCCTACCAAATGTTTTGGCAATTAGGACGCATCCAGAGAGCAAATGGCAATATTCCAGAGGCGATCGCGGCTTATACTAAAGCCTACGATGCCTTGCAATCAATACGTAGCGATCTCGTCGCCATTAATCCAGAAGTCCAGTTTTCGTTTCGCGAAAGTGTTGAACCAGTCTATCGCCAGTTGGTAGAACTCGATTTAGAATATGCCTCTAGCTTGGAAAAAACGGGCAAGCCAAAGGATGGCGCGAAATATCTTACCCAAGCACGAAATGCGATCGAATCTCTACAACTAGCAGAACTTAACAATTTTTTCCGCGAAGCCTGTGTCGAAGCAAATCCCCAACAGATCGATCGCATCGATCCCAAAGCAGCAGTAATTTATCCGATTATTTTCCCAGATCGGCTAGAAGTACTGCTGAGCTTACCCAATCGAGATCCCAGCCTGCATACGCAAAAAATTCCGCCCGCACAGCTAGCCAACACCATAGAAAGCGTACAGCAATCGCTGATCGAGCCTCAGAGCGTCGTACAGGAATTTTTACCCCAATACCAACAACTGTACGATTGGCTGATTCAACCCCTAGAAACAGAGTTAGCCAAATCTCAGGTTAAAACCTTAGTTTTCGTCCTCGACGGAGATTTGCGAAACATCCCAATGGCTATTTTGCGCGATCGCCGCAGCAATAAATATCTCATTGAAAAATATGCCTTGGGCTTAACTCCAGGCTTACAACTACTCGATCCCAAACCGATTGCAGATGTCGAGCCGAAAGCTTTAGCAGCAGGAATTAGCAAAATTCGTCCTAACTTTGCTCCTCACCAAGGTTTTGAACCACTGAACAACGTGCAAGTAGAACTTGCCCAGATTCAAAAACTAGGGTTAGCAGCCCAGGAATTTCTCAACGAACAATTTACCAGTAACCAAATTAAGCAGGCAATTAGCGATTTTCGGTTTCCCATAGTCCACCTGGCGACTCACGCCCAGTTTAGTTCTGTAGCTGACGATACTTTTATCCTTGCCTGGGATCACCGAATTAACGTCAAACAGCTAGGTAATTTACTGCAAGATAATCCAATAGGACGCGAGCCAATTGAATTGTTAGTGCTAAGCGCCTGCGAGACAGCCAGCGGAGACAAAAGGGCTACTTTAGGACTCGCAGGAGTTGCAGTAAGAGCAGGGGCAAGGAGTACGCTAGCAACGCTGTGGGCGGTACAGGATGAAAGCACTGCTAAGTTTATGGGCGAATTTTATCGCCAGATCGAACAAACCAGGAAGACAAAAATCGGTAGTCGCGCCGAAGCAATGCGTCAGGCGCAACTATCGCTGCTGCAAGACAAGCGGTACAGCCATCCTCACTTTTGGAGTCCGTTTGTTTTAGTCGGTAATTGGCAGTAG